The sequence CCGCCGCTGCAAATGAATGTTCCTTGATAAGCTCTTCTTAAAGTCCTCATAAACTCAGCTTCCTCGTCTTCGCTTCCCGGCCTGCCCGACTCCGTCTGGCCATAGGCTGTGTACCGAGGCTGAGTTACATGGAGATAACTTAGCTTCGTGCCAACTTCTTGTTGGAGTTTGTTGAGTTGATCGACGACATGTAGACCGAGCTTGAGAGGATTGGAATCCATTGCGTCGAGGTGGTCGATGGCAGGAGAAATTCTAACACCAACTCGATACGATCCAATGGCAGAAACTACTGCTTGAATTACCTTCAATAAGAACCGAGATCGGTTTGTGAGAGATCCACCATATTGGTCTGTTCTATCATTTATACCATCTTTTAAGAATTGATCAAGGAGGTAGCCATGGGCTGAATGGATCTCAATCCCATCAAAGCCTATTGGTCATAACATAAAcatcaaattaattatcaaaatttatcTCAAGATTGCTAATTGCAAGGCATCTTTCTTCTTCCcacaaaaatgaaatatattggCAATAAATTTATCTCAAGATTCAATTTAATaactatatgttttttttttttttgtgaaagttCTGTTTACTTTCTTACCGTTTCTTTACTATGGTTTTTATCTTTTCTAaggaaatatttgaatttatagcCAATTCCAAAAACAAGAAACAGACTTTTAATAGCTTGGTTGTGGATTATGAAAATAACCAGATGACCAAACAAAGAAAGTAttcataagtttaattttcaaaaaatcaaaaatcaaaaatcatgaatcaacgcctcatttggtaaccatttggtttttagtttttaaaaattaagtctataaacacttaTTTCACCTCTAAATTCTTTATCTTGTTACCTACTTTctaccaatatttttaaaaatcaagtcaaattttgataactaaaaaaaatatttttaaaaaacttgtttttgcttttagaatttagctaaaaatttaactcatttatttaagaaaaataaaaataatggtaaaaaatgagaaaaaataggcttattttttaaaagtcaaatgattatcaaacaatgGACTGGTTCGTTTTAGATAACATATATTTCCAAAACACAATTATTTTCTAATATGAGATTCAGAAAAAAAATGTTGCAGAATGCGAAATCAAGATTCGTCTCAATCAGCAGATAATTCAGAAATTGTAAGTGAAATAGGTGTTTATAAGCTAACTACCTGCTTGAATAGCATTCAAAGCAGCATGTCGATACTGCTCAACCACGGCCTCGATCTCGTAAATACCAAGTGCTCGTGGGCTTGGATATGTGCCATAGGAGCCATCAGGAAGCAAGATTCTCCACCTCTTTGAAATGGGTTTGCTTGTGGATGAAATCGGTGGCATCCCACTAGGTTGATAGACTATGAGTTCATTCAGAATCATCAAAATTAGAGAGATCAGGAAGGAGATAAGAGATTGATTGCTAGTTTAGTTTACATATTCATGTCAAGCACAAGTTAATGCAAATAAATTTTGAGTGAAATATATCAACTTCATTTTTAAGCATATAAATGCAtataaacttgttgactttaAAATTTCCTTTTCGTATACTAATAATATGTAAGTTAATAAACATATCCTTGTCAGATCATAGTTGTACCTTGGTGTGAAGCTCGGCCTACGTGCCAGAGTTGACAGAAAATAATGCTGCCTTTGGCATGAACAGCATCCACCACTGGTTTCCATGCTTGCACCTGTTCGTCAGTGTAAATTCCAGGAACATGTGGAAATCTGCGAAGTTCAGTTTATTAGATACATGATTTAACTAATAATCTAACTATAAAGAAGGAATTTTGTAGAAAATGTCTAGGTCAGTTCGGACACATCTCAACTAATTTTACTAGACAATTCATTGTACATTGAACACATTTCCTAACTTTTTTGTTCTACCTATCGCCTTTATTGACCACTAGATCTACATGGTTGTTGattttgtaaaaagaaaaattgtaaaatacgTTTaggaataaattatttaatgttCGGTTAGCCACCTTATGAAActgagttaaaaagaaaaattgtaaaatacgtttaagaataaattattttaatgttcGGTTAGCCACCTTATGAAACTGAGTTTTATgtcattaatattttatttaaaaagtgattttagaATCTATggaatcaaaaaaaaaaaagaactaccCTAATAATAGGTTTTTTAAGTAATTCTATCTCAGCTTGTTTGGATTGCATATACCATTTAAGTCTAGATAATTAATGTCTATGTCAGGATATATAATAAAAGATAATCAATGTCTATGATTAAGTATATGTATTTGTTTTacccattttataaatataaaccaaaataaaataattacataaaaaatattaaaacagtattgataattttatacttttaattgattttgaaatggtatttttaatataataggTGTATGTTTCACTACTCTTGAAGATAAAAattataactaattaattaaatgtaagaGAGCAAATTGATATAATCATagattaaatttgatattattaaatgtttaatgaaattaattgattaattaatcaattcaaataaaaataaacaagtaTTTTTAAAGTAAACGTTAATTAAAAATGACGTTGTTAACTAAACCATTTAAATAAgtattaattattcaaaataataaaattttatcttaaatagtaaacatagTATCAAAtgttaaaagataaatatattaattaaattttaataagtctaaagaatatatttatatctaataattaat comes from Benincasa hispida cultivar B227 chromosome 2, ASM972705v1, whole genome shotgun sequence and encodes:
- the LOC120072346 gene encoding 12-oxophytodienoate reductase 3 isoform X1; this translates as MAEAPTGNGSVSLFSPFRMGEFDLSHRVVLAPMTRCRALNGIPGAALAEYYTQRSTDGGFLISEGTSISATAAGFPHVPGIYTDEQVQAWKPVVDAVHAKGSIIFCQLWHVGRASHQVYQPSGMPPISSTSKPISKRWRILLPDGSYGTYPSPRALGIYEIEAVVEQYRHAALNAIQAGFDGIEIHSAHGYLLDQFLKDGINDRTDQYGGSLTNRSRFLLKVIQAVVSAIGSYRVGVRISPAIDHLDAMDSNPLKLGLHVVDQLNKLQQEVGTKLSYLHVTQPRYTAYGQTESGRPGSEDEEAEFMRTLRRAYQGTFICSGGFTRKLGMEAIENGDADLVSYGRLFIANPDLALRFKLSAPLNKYVRKTFYTQDPVVGYTDYPFLNSVSDENKPLSRL
- the LOC120072346 gene encoding 12-oxophytodienoate reductase 3 isoform X3 produces the protein MTRCRALNGIPGAALAEYYTQRSTDGGFLISEGTSISATAAGFPHVPGIYTDEQVQAWKPVVDAVHAKGSIIFCQLWHVGRASHQVYQPSGMPPISSTSKPISKRWRILLPDGSYGTYPSPRALGIYEIEAVVEQYRHAALNAIQAGFDGIEIHSAHGYLLDQFLKDGINDRTDQYGGSLTNRSRFLLKVIQAVVSAIGSYRVGVRISPAIDHLDAMDSNPLKLGLHVVDQLNKLQQEVGTKLSYLHVTQPRYTAYGQTESGRPGSEDEEAEFMRTLRRAYQGTFICSGGFTRKLGMEAIENGDADLVSYGRLFIANPDLALRFKLSAPLNKYVRKTFYTQDPVVGYTDYPFLNSVSDENKPLSRL
- the LOC120072346 gene encoding 12-oxophytodienoate reductase 3 isoform X2, which encodes MAEAPTGNGSVSLFSPFRMGEFDLSHRVVLAPMTRCRALNGIPGAALAEYYTQRSTDGGFLISEGTSISATAAGFPHVPGIYTDEQVQAWKPVVDAVHAKGSIIFCQLWHVGRASHQVYQPSGMPPISSTSKPISKRWRILLPDGSYGTYPSPRALGIYEIEAVVEQYRHAALNAIQAGFDGIEIHSAHGYLLDQFLKDGINDRTDQYGGSLTNRSRFLLKVIQAVVSAIGSYRVGVRISPAIDHLDAMDSNPLKLGLHVVDQLNKLQQEVGTKLSYLHVTQPRYTAYGQTESGRPGSEDEEAEFMRTLRRAYQGTFICSGGFTRKLGMEAIENGDADLVSYGRLFIANPDLALRFKLSAPLNKYVRKTFYTQDPVVGYTDYPFLNS